One Arachis hypogaea cultivar Tifrunner chromosome 2, arahy.Tifrunner.gnm2.J5K5, whole genome shotgun sequence genomic window, CTTGATGAGGTGGTGACTGTGATTgcactacaacattttgggtctatggccacgattttttaccgtgacacaaaaaaaagttatggtcacggtttttctgGAAAAGGTGATTATAGAGTATCTATAAtcacgattttttaaaaaatgatcacttaaaagggtctatgatcacggttttgagggatggcctaaaagggtctatggttacggttttttaaaaaagggtgacTTAAAAGGGTTtatagtcacggttttgggaggtgacctaaaggggtctatgatcAAGGTTTTGAGAGGTGACCTAAAAAGGTGTATGGTCACGGTTTATTTAGGATGTGTTAGTGTTaagaagatttaaatttaaattttaaatttcaatttcgtTATTCTGTTTTTTTggatttgtttttaaattaaaaaaaagataataaatctatttggattttttgttttagttttttttaattaatgtttaaaaaaattgaataaataacaATATTCAAAAGATGCCTAAAGCTGGACCAGGTTTGTTTTGGGTTAATATCAAAATTAGTCTTgaaaaatatatgttttttaaatttatttaaaaaaattattgatcaaattatttttttaaatattataaattaattatatttgtatttttttgtcattttattaACCATTTTAGTCAAtacttaataatataaaatattaatttacagTATACATAATAAATGTCatgtataatattaattaatattctatcttattaattattaacaaaaattattaataaaataataaaagaacaaggtgattaatttataatttttaaatggccaatttaattgataaatttttaaaaaataaatttaaaaaacaatttattttaaaaaaattaatttaactattaatccattttgttttgttttgttttttgtttttatgttttctaatCCTAAATCTGGCCTATCAATAAGtgcatatacataaatatatatggcCTCTAATCTCTATATATGCTATGCAGCAGAAGTACCTCCaactgattaattaattaattaattaattaacagaaATTACTATGTAGCATGTGTTTAGACAGACTAAATCTCCATtttggtccctgagattcacgcgattactcattttggtccccgaaattcaaaattacctataCTGGTCTCCCAGATTTAAGTTTGGGCACTAATATGGTCCTTCAACTCTTTCCGGTGATGATTAGGCAAATGGAGTGCTGAGATAACACCCTTCCTGTCACGTTGGACGCTGTAACAGCTAGTTAATGTAGCGAGGGTTGTATTTGTATCCAATTTAGTCCCccttattaaaaatttgtcattataactcagataaataataaaataattaggaTTGTAGGGACTAAATTAGATACAAATATAACTCTCGCCATGTCAGCTAGCCGTGACAGCATCCAACATGACAGGAAATATGTCATCTTAGCACTCCATTTGCCTAATCATCACCGAAAAAAATTGAGGGACCATATTGGTGCCGAAACTTGAATCTGGAGGACCAGTAtagataattttgaattttggggaCCAAAATGAGTAATTGCATGAATCTCAGGGACTAAAACGGAGATTTAGTCGTTTAGACAAGTAGTAAATTAACAAATAAGTAGGGTTTCATCTTCGTATGGATGAGAGCACATTTGGATTCTCAAACAATCAAACTTATTAAGAGGTCAGCTAATTAGTTATGCTGAAAAATATACCATTGTATTGTTGATAAAAGATAGCTGAAGctattctttttcttaaaaaaaaaaacactcaaaagacaaattaaaatatgattaatttagTTCTTTCAAATTACGCTATCCAAGAACATTGGATAATGTGCTTGAATGAAGAAATTTAAAATGAatatagtatttaaaataatttatttgatataTAAAAGTTATTTTTGAGATTCCTGTGAAATTTATCACATTATTTTgacaatttaaaaagaaaaattcaaatctcCTATAATAAAGAAACAATTATAAATTTCttgataaggaaaaaaaaaacaaccacgTATCATTTCTCCTATCCTATCTTAAAATTTTTCCCTAGAATATTAATTACTgcattatattttttctttttgtcttaatATTTGATGACGTATTCCAATTAAAAATTACAGTActgcaattaaattaaatttactttGTATTTCGAAGTTTTTAAAAGCTTGTAGTCAGGGACGGTTCTATGTACAATGGTGTGGGGGCAAGCGTCCCACTacgatttgaatttttttttagaattatatgataataatatttatttgtttctattagattattaaatttgactccacaataattttttactcaacttctggtacttaatcgtcaatttaaaaactttatattAGAAATTCGTTAGAATGAttaattctcaaatttaaacaaaattagtgttttttttaaaattaactcaaaagaatattatttatcttctttttaaattagttttaatttttgcatagtaactgtattaattgaaagaatttttttaactataaatatcaATAAGAGTCGATTTCTAATTGCGTTGGGAAGTGAAattctaaataattatttagtaatatatataaaagagagaaattttgatagtagtgttaagagaaaaattatttaattttttaaaatataaaacctaaaacaatagaattttaaattatatattattatttaaattactattttagtattgtaatttatatattagatattttgaagattaatcacattttataataataaaatataatcatattaataattatgttatatgtacataaaaaataattatttatataaaatatatattaaaatataaaatacatattaaaaatatgttaaataatatatatatttatacatatatatatataatggttaataaataatttaatatttaattttttatatatatattatttttattataaaaattattataatattatataaattttgttcccactaccaaaattttctggatccgttactgtttgtagtttttcttcccttcaattttttttattaattatttctctctctctctcatatttaaaAAAGGTATATACGATAAAAATGAGTCtaactaaaaaaatcaaatatttcttaattaatattagaaatttttatattagtatcttctttttttaaatttaaattttaaacattttaatttGAAACCGAGAGAGTAAGTGAAAGAGCGACCTTTGCATAATGAATGGTGTgtaattttgtataattattttaacATGTAGAATGattgttattttaattatattaaaagtctAGAATATAAAATGATGTATCTTTGTTATTTTAACGAGTTAAGAGCTCATatttaatttatcaataaattatagTTTAAATGACAAATTCTTAAAAAGTCTCGAATTCGAATCTtactcttaatttaaaaaaaaaaattcatatttagtTTTCGTCATTTGTTTCGCCGAAAGAAGACACATATATACGTACAAATGTACGTTGGTACGTACAATAAGGGGACCAATGGTAGTCAGACACGCAATTCCAATATTATTAGCATTTCCAGAATCAACCACCAACATTGAAAATGCATTGATTATACTATTGCATCTAAGTCGTTATAATTTGAAAAGGCCAAAAAAGAAGGAAATAACTGAGTTAAAACAAAATTAGAGTCCTAACTTTTATAACTGTATTAAACTTGGTTAGAAGTACTGCTATTCTAATAAATAATGAGAAGTGTTATGCATGTTAGATACGGTTTTCATGAAGTCATCAAAGGTTTGCAGAGACGTCAAAATACTAGCTAGGTGATGATGCCATATCATTGTTGACATGGCACAGGAAGGAGCTGAAAAAATGTTGTTTATATCTTTTAGTTGACGCCCTCTGCATGAGATTAAACTCGCCCTTTGGGTATGTTGGTTGTGGCTATGActacaaaagaacaaaaaaaatattcatacatGCATACATAAAATACATAGGAGCATTGTGGAAATTGCACGCGTACTTTCTAGTAGGGACACTCATCCAATGCAAGGACTCAGTTCTCAGAACCTTAATTTCTCTCAAACAagcacatttaattttttttaagatcaTCATCGTCacatcatatattatatatattcagGTCTTCAACGGCAATGGCAGTGGCAATGCCCCCCAAAGTCAAAAATAAGAtaattgcatgaaattgatcatCTTCTGTGAGCTTATCCCCTTCCAAACTTGCTCCTGCTTTTACCTTCATTACCCAAGCCATGCATATATGTTTTCACTAGGCTTTGGTTTCATAAATTTCCATGTGATTTCCCAATACTTATATGCCTAATCACACATTAGGATTCAATTGTATCCCATCACTTCGTTCTGTTCATCGGCTACTCATCTGGATGAAGAATTGATTCAACAAAAAAAGCACCAAATCCAAACATATTTAGTATAATTTGTAGAAAGAGCAATCAATAATTAAGCTATTCTTAGACACTTAAATTAGCTATACATAGCTAGTTTGGAACTTTGCATTATCCATGAAAATAGGGagataaaaagggacaaaataaAAGAGGCTTACCCGATGATCTATCCAACCGCAAGTGCCAAAGAATGCAATGCAATAGAGTTGCCTAGTTTCTAGAAGACAATAACGCAAAACAAACTATACACTTAGCTTGTTGCCCTGCCTACCAATCTCCATGTTCTTTACTTATTGCCTCAACTTCTCTAGCTATCTGAATATCTGAAGGCCATAGGATTTGAGAAGCAACCTTGCATGCAAATCGAGGGAGCAATGCCACAACTGTTACAAGCAAAATCGTTGTCCAATATGTTGGGGAGCACGCTAGATGGTAAATAGTCCTGTAAATGAAAATCATATAATtagttagagatataactatttatgtaccttatcagtttaaacttttaaaaaaatggtTTCATAACAGATATCAATCATATACTAACCAGTAATTCGGAAGGAGAGGTATAGAGTCCAATACTATGAGGCAACCATATGTAATGAAAATTGAACCCCATACAGCAACATGCATGATCAATATCCAACCATTAACATCCATAGCCAAGTGCACGGTTACAAGGATAACAATCGCAATTGTCCACAAGCTGCCCAGGCTCCAAATATCCATTGAGCTGTTCTGATAAGTCAGTACTGGAATCAAGAACACAACAAGGCTCTGCCATAGTGTGTCAATCATTGTTAACCAAAACAATCGAATATTGTAAGCCTCTTGCCGGTGACCAGCACCATACAGCTTCGGATACTGCAACAGAGTCTTCTGACTCAAGTCTTTGTCCATAACACCAACAATCACGGTAGGTATTGATGTGTATATCACGGAGTATAATACACAACTCCACTCTGTCAAGGCAGAAGTTGTAGAAAAAGCACTGCACAGTATATACCTATAAACAAGGAAGACAATGCCATTAGAGTCATTCTACAAAAAAGAAATACCACCCTAATATGGATATATTATACTTTATTTACTTCTCAGCCTATGGATATATAGTTTCAGGATGGCACCAAATAAAGTAgttcaaagaaagaaagaaccgaTTTTGTTCAAAGGGCCTGTAATATCCAAAAGAGAATTATACTCACCAAAATAGCATGAAAACAAAGACAGCATTACGGTAGAAGTTGTAAAGAACTAGATAGCCAAGACGCTGATAATTCCAGTGACCATGAACCAGTAGTAGTTTTCTCAGGAACCGAAATTGACCCATTGCAAAATCTGATGCCATCACTGCTTGGCGCCCTTCCTGGCCACATATTCCAACACCAACGTCCGCCATTTGGATCATTGACACGTCATTGGCCCCTATCCAAGAAAATAGCCAAAAAATAAGAACATGTATGATGTGATCAAAAGTTAATACCAGATTATATCTGAATTTTGAATGTAAAAGTGGAAACAAGGCTTGTAGAAAAGAAATTACCGTCTCCTATGGCTAATGTCATATCATCTGTGCGGCTCTTAATAAGATTAACAATTCCTGCTTTCTGCAAGGGTGCAACCCGGCAGCATATCACAACCCTACAGGCAGTTGCAAGGTCGAAAAGCTGTTGAAAAAACATAAACGGAGAACAAACAATAAATATGTTTATGATGAACAAGTTTGACATACAGTATATTTTTCaaattagaaaggaaaaaaaatctaataatctAATCTTGCCTCTGATTCTGCTTCCTTCTCCAAAATATAAACCAAGCTGGTGCCATCAATTATGAGTGCCATTGGAGCTGtatcttcttcgtcttcttccttTCCTAAATCAGCAATGGTTTTGCACTTGCCATTCCCATGTCCTTTACCCGAAGGTCTCACACCATATCTGGCTTTAGCTTCAACCAAGAGATCTCTGCAATGAGCCTCGGAATTGGCATTTATGATAATCTTATGCATATCTGGGGTGAGAAGTTTGCAGGAGACACCAATTGAAATGGCAGTTTCTTGCTTGTCGCCGGTTAGAACCCAGACCTTAATTCCAGCTTGTCTAAGGCACTCAATGGTATCAGGGACACCCTCTTGCAGCCTGTCTTCAATCCCGGTAGCTCCAAGCAGCTTCAACTTGCATTCAATGAGGGATGCTGCATGGCGCAATTTGGTAGCCCGGTCGTACAATGCTGTGCTGGCTTCTGCATAGGCGCTTTGCCACGCCTGAAGCTCTTCCTCTGAGAGATCTCTTGAAGCCAACACAAGTGTGCGCAAACCTTCCAAAGAATACTCATTCAGATGAGTCTGCGTCCCATGCCATACACTGTCCTTGTCATTTGCCAAGATGCTAAGCATGGAAGTATCTGCGCCTTTAACTAACACCTTCACAGCATTGTCCGGAAACCGAATAACAACAGACATTCTCTTCCGCACACTGTCAAACTCATGCATCCCCAGCACTTCCAGTCTATGCATGCAAATACAATTGAAGCAAAACATCAAACATCTAGACTGCAACCAAAAACCAAAAGAGAACCAGTCCTTATTCTTTACCTGATTTTTTCACCATTTTTGTCAACAACAACATGTCCACTTGTTCTCTCAAAAAGAGTGTAACCGTATGCAGAGGCAGCAGAAACGAGAGCTTGTTCATCGGGAGACTCTCCCTGGTAATCAATGTTAACTACACCATCATCTTCCTTGGAAGGCCTAGAACCATTAACAACAGGGATCACAGTATTACAAGCAGTCAACGTGATGAAAAAATCGTGAGCAGCAACTCTTTCCTCGCTACTTGGATCTTCTTCTTTCTGCAACAATGTCATCAGATCATaatcgatgggaatttcagatttGAGCTTCCATCTTCGTTTACTTTTAACTGCTGCagtgataaaatataacattaacATTAACATTGTCAATGCAACACACATTGAAGATATGAAGTTCCATAAACAAATACAATACAAAACAATACCAGGAGGCACAGGGATGGAGCTTTCGTAATTTTTTCCAAACACACTAGCTTTCCGGAATTCCATTTTGTTTTCTGTGAGAGTTCCAGTCTTATCAGAGAATATATAACGTATCTGACCCAAATCTTCATTTATATTGAAGGACCTGCACTGGAATCTTAATCCACAAGAAGAATCATGCATATCCATGTCTTCCACCATGAAGTAAGACTGTCCCACACGAACCAACTCCATTGTGATGTAGAGAGAAATCGGTATCATGATCTGAAAGACAATAACGGAACTGAGAAAGGAGAAGAGTATTTCCATGGGTATGCCGTAGTATCTATAAACTTCTCCAAAATGGGGGCCAAGGTTGAGGTATGTCTTCCTGTAGTAAGGCAAGGTCTCTAGCTGCTGCTTGTGGCGGACGAGCCACACGGCCGTCCCAAGGGCCACGGCGGAGCACATCACAAAAAGAAAAATCGAGAGCCAACCGGTTTCTCTATTCATGTATATCTCCAGCTTGCTTCTCTTGGGAGGAGCAGCTGCACTGTTGAGCATTGCTTTTGTTTCCTGTCCGGCACACACCACCACTCCGATTAACCAGTCAGTGTTCTTCAACACGCAACCCCGAAGCACGATGTTGGATTGGTTCAGCGGAATCTTGTTCCCGTTAAACTCCATGTTGGCTGCAAACTCATAGATGTTCCTGTTAGGCTTCTCGCATCTGATAACTCCCGTGACTCCACACGATTCTGACGTCACTGCCGTAACCGTTTCTTGCCTCGCAAACCTTGTTTTCAGGTTCGATTCTCCATCCAGATTCATGGTCTGAATGTAGGCAATCCCACTCTGATCACTCGTTCCCAGCAAGACTATGTCGGCCGGGATCATCTCGTCGGTGGAGATCTTAACCACGTCGCCGGCTTGTATTCTCTTCCATTTCTTGGGGCGGAAGTTACCATGTTCCTGAAGCACGAGGCATTCCCTGTTGTTTTCGAATCGATCGGAGCGGTGCTTGCGCCAATCCTCGTAGCCATCTTTGATGGCGGTGACACAGAGGACGAAGAGGAGGGGGAAGAGAGAGGCGGTTCTTCCAAAGACAGCCAATGGAGGAAGCTGGTTGAGAGCGGCAATGGCAAGGAAATAGAGATAAGCAACTCTGTGGAACTGAATGAAGAGATTCTTAGGCAAGAAGGTAAGCAAAGTGTAGCTGCTTGTTCTGATCTCGTTCCCTGTGAACTCATAGTTTTCATTGGTTCTCTTGGGATCGTTTATGTACACAGACCTGGCAATGGCTTCATGCACGTAAAAGCCGTCATCGAACTGCCCGCTTTTGAAGCGACTCCGActccgatgatgatgatgatgatgatgatgaggtttACTATTCTCACATATTTCAAATGGCAAGAGAGAATTCGAATGCGAACGCCGATGCGAATCCATTGGCGTTCCTTGACCCTGCTCCTGCCCTTGCCCTTGCCCTACTTGTCCCTCCTTCAATAGAGGGAAACTTTCCACTGCATGGCCTTTAGACAAATTTACCAACACCGGTTCGATTCCGATTCCGAGGACATTGCTCAATAACGTGAATAATCGACGAAGCTTTACATCTAGCATGAAACAATGCCCGCCACCATGGCCTTAGATACGTTTATTTCGTTTGCATTTTCTTTaattatgatgatgaatgatgaatgattgaatgatgtTAATGACAAtgacaatgataatgataatgataataatgataataatgacgATAACGAAGAGCGTTTCAAGCTACTCCCCTCCCAGAACTTGTGTTTTCTGGTTCAGCAACTCAGAAGGCAAGCCTCCTAAAACATAAAATAGAGGAGAAATAAATAAACATGTGAAATGATGGAATGGAATCCAAATACATtcaaggaaagaaacaaagagaGAGACAAAACGATGAAATGTTcgtacctgaaattacaaaagcGGTTGGGAGGGGAatgacaagaaaaggggtatgggGCGTTATGTCAGAAGAGAGGTTTGATTGAATGAATAATGCATAGAGAAACAGAGAATATGGGATCTGCTCACGTCGTCTACCTAATTACTTTTTGCCTTTCAAATGCAAaccaaaaattatattatttaaaattaattttgtgggTCCAATTCCAAATCCATAAAGgagataaaaaggaaaattaaaaaaaataaagaagaaaatgaaacgtTGTCTTATGAATAGATTATGAATAGTTAGATGTAAGATTAGTAAGTAGAATGACAGCTAAATTGACATGGAGGTTGGAAATGAGACAGAAGCGGAGAACCACGCATGATTTGTAATTGCATTTGCATACCTGCCTGCTTAGTAAGCTCAGCTCGGTCACCAGTCATATCTATCCGACTCCttgtcacttttttatttttaatattggattaacaatgatattttttaaattataattaattgtattatttttttaaaatatgagataatttaatatatataatataaatcggaccgtctaatttttaaaaaatacaaaaattagatAGTTTGATTTTAGGTACACAAATCGGATTGTTCGATTTCTGTAGTCGGATCGTCCGATTTgtgttgaaaaaaaattaaaattttgaagtacacaaatcggaccgttcgatttgtgtttaaaaaaaattaaaaattttgatgtaCAAAAATCGACCCTCCAATTTGTGTACTTCCACATatttaaaaaacaccaaaaattacgaTGTTAAAGTATATCACCATTTCTattttcataacaaaaaaaattaaccgaCCTTTTGTAACTTTTGTGTTATATATTGTGtatattttctttctattttttaatattttaaatgaaagttaaagaaaaaatgttaaataatatttttaatataaatattcacttaaaatatattataaacgggtggaaatattatttgtttataaataacttattatatttatttgtttatttaaacgatataaatattatttgttaatttaaattatgattttaaaaccCGGATGTatatgtcaccaaaaaaaaaaacccggatGTATATATTCTTTTTAGCTTTTACATAGATATGGAACATATTTTTCATCTAGAATGATAAATAtcgattaaaataaaataataaaaattttgtttattgtttAGTAAAAACGTAAAATTTATAGATTTaggtttggtaaagttttttgaAGATGTGTTTGTACTTTAGTTTTTAAATGACTACGATACTTTTGAACATAGTTGTTAAAATCGGATCGGACCGACTGATTCGATCAGAAAATTGGTAAATCAGACCCTATACCGATTCGGTCCAGGGATAGGATCGCTCAAGGTTGAGAACCGAAATGGACCGAAAAAGAAATCTCATGCCACCAAGCTACACTCATTCTTACTAACATATATCccaattataatacatatagtaACCTTTTATTATActaatattcaattaattttaattttaaagtcacttatttttaaatcaattatattttatttaactatatattttattaatatatatatatatatattaaaaagataaacaaaaaattattaatcacaaattattttttcttttcatgattatatgatatctattaatattattttttcaataaatacttgtagtatataataataggtaaagactcacatgcagttattttcatatgaagttgatGGTTGAAAATCATTAGatgatatttagttttttttggtgactaaacaaaaagaaacaaagaaaaaaagagattATCCTAAATCAACAAGCATAAGATGCTGAAGCTCATCACAAGGTTCCGACCAAATAACATGAGTTGGATTGGTCTTGACCGCATATCTCGCCAGCCAATCTGCCACGGCATCACGGGTAATCCATTCAAAATCCACAACCCAAGGTCTTGATAGAAGCTCCTGTATCTTCTGAAGAATATCAACCACATCACAATTTAGCCCATTTACCGGATTTTTTAAAATGTGCAAAATGTCAAGAGAATCTGTTTCGCACATAATATCTCTCAAGCCATAATCCCAAGCTTAAATCAAACCCCTCCAAACAGCAAAAAGCTCACATCTGACGATAAGCCCTGGAGGATAGCTACTAGAACAACCCGAAATCCAACGCCCAttagaatctctaataacacaacaAATTCCTGCTAGGTTCCAATCAGAAAACAGACTCACatcacaattaattttaaaagtgtcCACCTCCTTCGGGTGACACTATTTAGTTAAATTTGTCAAAtcatttaactatttttaaatatcaacttcacataaaaattaactgtatgtaagtttttatttataataatataataatacaataaatataaatttaattaataaaatattaaaatttaaaaatgataattatttttataaaaacaaataaaaatacttataataaataaaaataattaaattttacataattatttaattataccggGTTAACCAGTTCgaccagtgacccaccggttgaaccaataactCAATGACCTAATAATTTTACCGGTttgatcaccggttcggttctgataactatacTTTTAAAAatgtactttttaaaatttaaaaatctaatatactctcatatattaagtaatttttaaatttaacacttaaatttgtgtttttttataatatttttaaattttaaaaactacctTATTAAATGTAATTGTCAatacttgtatttattaaaaattatttttaatttaatttactaaacataaatattatatttttttaaaaaaatatttttttaaattaaattttataaattacttttaaaaaataaaaactttatcaATAGTTTCGTTCCCACCctagttttatttatttgttttctttggtCGGTTTTCCTTGGAAAGAAGTGCGAGGAGAGGAGTTTAATGTTTTTGGGCCTTCCAGTTTGATGGATGAGGTTTCCATTTGAAGCCTTAATTTGGACcaagaaaaatagaagagagtGATGGATAAAATCATAAAGTGAGGTGAGCACTGAGCAGTGAGGAGGGAGTGAAGATGTGGCAAAAGAGCAACCGTTACTGATTTTTGAGAGGGGAAGGTGCCAAGGTGGAAAGCTTGAAGGCGTCATTTCTTTGTTGGGATTGGAATGAAATGAATGTGGTGTTAGGCATGGCTTCTCTACTCCCTCCAACTCCAACTGCCACTGCCACAGTCCAACagcattattgttattattataatttgcATAACAACCAAATAGCGGCAATCTGCTGCTTCTCGCCTGCTCACAAAAAACTACTCCCCATCACTTCAAAGAGGAAGAGTAGGAGGGGCCTCATCAGGTGCAATGCTTTCTTTGATGACGTGGCAACCGGTTTGTTGGAGTTGGAGAATGCTCCTTACTTTCAGGGCTTATCGGAGACGCAGCGGTGGTGGATAGTGGCTTTTGGCGGCCTTGCTTGGATTTATTTCACTGCAAGGCCCGGGGTTCTCATCGGCGCCATCGATGCATACCTTCTGGCCCCTCTTCAGCTCGCGCTGGACAGTCTTTCCGGAAGGAGGAACCTCAAGAGGACTGATTTTCTCGTCGGAGAAAAGCTCGGCGAGGGGTCCTTCGGTGTTGTGTACTCTGGTGTACTCCTCCCAAAGAATCTCAATGACTCGCCGGCGGACCAGAAGAGGCCACGACGGCCTCCGCCTCGGTCTGCTCTTGTTCCCCAATCTCAATCTAAGGACAAAGTCATTCTTAAAAAGGTATCTTACTATCTCATCTCATCGCATAACAATGTAACAATTTTAACCAAGTTGGGATGATCGAGTGGTTAGCTCACTCCTCCGGTTTGGGTTTCGGGGTTTCGAATTCTGCCATTGTACACAGCAGCTCCAAATCCTTAATGGAGCTGAAATTCACTACAGATT contains:
- the LOC112735699 gene encoding phospholipid-transporting ATPase 1-like isoform X1 — its product is MLDVKLRRLFTLLSNVLGIGIEPVLVNLSKGHAVESFPLLKEGQVGQGQGQEQGQGTPMDSHRRSHSNSLLPFEICENSKPHHHHHHHHRSRSRFKSGQFDDGFYVHEAIARSVYINDPKRTNENYEFTGNEIRTSSYTLLTFLPKNLFIQFHRVAYLYFLAIAALNQLPPLAVFGRTASLFPLLFVLCVTAIKDGYEDWRKHRSDRFENNRECLVLQEHGNFRPKKWKRIQAGDVVKISTDEMIPADIVLLGTSDQSGIAYIQTMNLDGESNLKTRFARQETVTAVTSESCGVTGVIRCEKPNRNIYEFAANMEFNGNKIPLNQSNIVLRGCVLKNTDWLIGVVVCAGQETKAMLNSAAAPPKRSKLEIYMNRETGWLSIFLFVMCSAVALGTAVWLVRHKQQLETLPYYRKTYLNLGPHFGEVYRYYGIPMEILFSFLSSVIVFQIMIPISLYITMELVRVGQSYFMVEDMDMHDSSCGLRFQCRSFNINEDLGQIRYIFSDKTGTLTENKMEFRKASVFGKNYESSIPVPPAVKSKRRWKLKSEIPIDYDLMTLLQKEEDPSSEERVAAHDFFITLTACNTVIPVVNGSRPSKEDDGVVNIDYQGESPDEQALVSAASAYGYTLFERTSGHVVVDKNGEKIRLEVLGMHEFDSVRKRMSVVIRFPDNAVKVLVKGADTSMLSILANDKDSVWHGTQTHLNEYSLEGLRTLVLASRDLSEEELQAWQSAYAEASTALYDRATKLRHAASLIECKLKLLGATGIEDRLQEGVPDTIECLRQAGIKVWVLTGDKQETAISIGVSCKLLTPDMHKIIINANSEAHCRDLLVEAKARYGVRPSGKGHGNGKCKTIADLGKEEDEEDTAPMALIIDGTSLVYILEKEAESELFDLATACRVVICCRVAPLQKAGIVNLIKSRTDDMTLAIGDGANDVSMIQMADVGVGICGQEGRQAVMASDFAMGQFRFLRKLLLVHGHWNYQRLGYLVLYNFYRNAVFVFMLFWYILCSAFSTTSALTEWSCVLYSVIYTSIPTVIVGVMDKDLSQKTLLQYPKLYGAGHRQEAYNIRLFWLTMIDTLWQSLVVFLIPVLTYQNSSMDIWSLGSLWTIAIVILVTVHLAMDVNGWILIMHVAVWGSIFITYGCLIVLDSIPLLPNYWTIYHLACSPTYWTTILLVTVVALLPRFACKVASQILWPSDIQIAREVEAISKEHGDW
- the LOC112735699 gene encoding phospholipid-transporting ATPase 1-like isoform X2, coding for MLDVKLRRLFTLLSNVLGIGIEPVLVNLSKGHAVESFPLLKEGQVGQGQGQEQGQGTPMDSHRRSHSNSLLPFEICENSKPHHHHHHHHRSRSRFKSGQFDDGFYVHEAIARSVYINDPKRTNENYEFTGNEIRTSSYTLLTFLPKNLFIQFHRVAYLYFLAIAALNQLPPLAVFGRTASLFPLLFVLCVTAIKDGYEDWRKHRSDRFENNRECLVLQEHGNFRPKKWKRIQAGDVVKISTDEMIPADIVLLGTSDQSGIAYIQTMNLDGESNLKTRFARQETVTAVTSESCGVTGVIRCEKPNRNIYEFAANMEFNGNKIPLNQSNIVLRGCVLKNTDWLIGVVVCAGQETKAMLNSAAAPPKRSKLEIYMNRETGWLSIFLFVMCSAVALGTAVWLVRHKQQLETLPYYRKTYLNLGPHFGEVYRYYGIPMEILFSFLSSVIVFQIMIPISLYITMELVRVGQSYFMVEDMDMHDSSCGLRFQCRSFNINEDLGQIRYIFSDKTGTLTENKMEFRKASVFGKNYESSIPVPPVKSKRRWKLKSEIPIDYDLMTLLQKEEDPSSEERVAAHDFFITLTACNTVIPVVNGSRPSKEDDGVVNIDYQGESPDEQALVSAASAYGYTLFERTSGHVVVDKNGEKIRLEVLGMHEFDSVRKRMSVVIRFPDNAVKVLVKGADTSMLSILANDKDSVWHGTQTHLNEYSLEGLRTLVLASRDLSEEELQAWQSAYAEASTALYDRATKLRHAASLIECKLKLLGATGIEDRLQEGVPDTIECLRQAGIKVWVLTGDKQETAISIGVSCKLLTPDMHKIIINANSEAHCRDLLVEAKARYGVRPSGKGHGNGKCKTIADLGKEEDEEDTAPMALIIDGTSLVYILEKEAESELFDLATACRVVICCRVAPLQKAGIVNLIKSRTDDMTLAIGDGANDVSMIQMADVGVGICGQEGRQAVMASDFAMGQFRFLRKLLLVHGHWNYQRLGYLVLYNFYRNAVFVFMLFWYILCSAFSTTSALTEWSCVLYSVIYTSIPTVIVGVMDKDLSQKTLLQYPKLYGAGHRQEAYNIRLFWLTMIDTLWQSLVVFLIPVLTYQNSSMDIWSLGSLWTIAIVILVTVHLAMDVNGWILIMHVAVWGSIFITYGCLIVLDSIPLLPNYWTIYHLACSPTYWTTILLVTVVALLPRFACKVASQILWPSDIQIAREVEAISKEHGDW